In the genome of Bradyrhizobium arachidis, one region contains:
- a CDS encoding YgiQ family radical SAM protein: MDTQIITAEKPLMAQARPRKPAPFLPMSRAEMDALGWDECDIVLVTGDAYVDHPSFGMAIIGRLLEAQGFRVGIIAQPDWHSAEPFKALGKPKVFFGVTGGNMDSMVNRYTADRRIRSDDAYTAGGEGGKRPDRCTIVYAQRCREAFKDVPIVLGGIEASLRRIAHYDYWSDKVRRSVLADAKADLLLYGNAERAVVEVAQRLAAGEAPRELDDIRGVALFRRVPEDYAELHADDLDSADEGATRQKGATVIRLPALEQVEQDKEAYARASRVLHRESNPGNARPLVQRHGDRDLWLNPPPIPLTSDEMDAVYDLPYARAPHPSYGDAKIPAWDMIKFSVTIMRGCFGGCTFCSITEHEGRIIQNRSEGSILREIERIRDKTPGFTGVISDIGGPTANMYRMACKDPKVEAACRRPSCVFPEICPNLNTSHDDLIRLYRKVRETKGIKKVMVASGVRYDLAVESPEYIKELVTHHVGGYLKIAPEHTERGPLDKMMKPGIGAYNKFKRMFDEAAERAGKKYYLIPYFIAAHPGTTDEDMMNLALWLKKNRYRADQVQTFLPSPMATATAMYHTGVNPLRGVRHGGSDKVDAIKGLRQRRLHKAFLRYHDPDNWPVLREALIEMGRRDLIGSRPDQLVPAHQPPGTGKAAGTKRPVRPGGKTQRFTTKGLRVMK; this comes from the coding sequence ATGGACACCCAGATCATCACCGCCGAAAAGCCCCTGATGGCTCAGGCGCGCCCGCGCAAGCCGGCGCCGTTCCTCCCGATGAGCCGCGCCGAGATGGACGCGCTCGGCTGGGATGAATGCGACATCGTGCTGGTGACCGGGGATGCCTATGTCGACCATCCGAGCTTCGGCATGGCGATCATCGGGCGGCTGCTGGAGGCGCAGGGATTCCGGGTCGGCATCATCGCGCAGCCGGACTGGCACTCGGCCGAGCCCTTTAAGGCGCTCGGCAAGCCAAAGGTGTTCTTCGGCGTCACCGGCGGCAACATGGATTCCATGGTGAACCGCTACACCGCGGACCGGCGCATCCGCAGCGATGATGCCTATACGGCCGGCGGTGAAGGCGGCAAGCGGCCGGACCGCTGCACCATCGTCTACGCCCAGCGCTGCCGCGAGGCATTCAAGGATGTGCCGATCGTGCTCGGCGGCATCGAGGCCTCGCTGCGCCGGATCGCGCATTACGATTACTGGTCCGACAAGGTGCGCCGCTCGGTGCTGGCCGATGCCAAGGCGGACTTGCTGCTCTACGGCAATGCCGAACGCGCCGTGGTCGAGGTGGCGCAGCGGCTCGCCGCCGGCGAAGCGCCGCGCGAGCTCGACGACATCAGGGGCGTCGCGCTGTTCCGCCGTGTGCCGGAAGACTATGCCGAGCTGCACGCCGACGATCTCGATTCCGCCGACGAGGGCGCAACGCGCCAGAAGGGCGCCACCGTGATCCGGCTGCCGGCGCTGGAGCAGGTCGAGCAGGACAAGGAAGCTTATGCGCGCGCGTCACGCGTGCTGCACCGGGAGAGCAATCCCGGCAATGCGCGGCCGCTGGTGCAGCGTCATGGCGATCGCGACCTCTGGCTCAACCCGCCGCCGATCCCGCTGACTTCCGATGAGATGGACGCGGTCTACGACCTGCCTTACGCGCGCGCGCCGCATCCGTCCTATGGCGATGCGAAGATTCCGGCCTGGGACATGATCAAGTTCTCGGTGACGATCATGCGCGGCTGCTTTGGCGGCTGCACCTTCTGCTCGATCACCGAGCACGAGGGGCGCATCATCCAGAACCGCTCGGAAGGCTCGATCCTGCGCGAGATCGAACGCATTCGCGACAAGACACCGGGCTTCACCGGCGTGATCTCCGATATCGGCGGCCCCACCGCCAACATGTACCGCATGGCGTGCAAGGACCCGAAGGTCGAGGCCGCGTGCCGGCGACCGTCCTGCGTCTTCCCCGAGATCTGCCCGAACCTCAACACCTCGCATGACGATTTGATCCGGCTCTATCGCAAGGTGCGCGAGACCAAGGGCATCAAGAAGGTGATGGTCGCCTCCGGCGTGCGCTACGACCTCGCGGTCGAGAGCCCCGAATACATCAAGGAGCTCGTCACCCATCACGTCGGCGGCTACCTCAAGATCGCGCCTGAACATACCGAGCGCGGCCCGCTCGACAAGATGATGAAGCCGGGCATCGGCGCCTACAACAAGTTCAAGCGGATGTTCGATGAAGCGGCGGAGCGGGCCGGCAAGAAATATTATCTGATCCCGTATTTCATCGCGGCGCATCCGGGCACGACCGACGAGGACATGATGAACCTCGCGCTGTGGCTGAAGAAGAACCGCTATCGCGCCGATCAGGTGCAGACCTTCCTGCCCTCGCCGATGGCGACCGCCACCGCGATGTACCACACCGGCGTCAACCCGCTGCGCGGCGTGCGCCACGGCGGCAGCGACAAGGTCGATGCGATCAAGGGCCTGCGCCAGCGCCGCCTGCACAAGGCGTTCCTGCGCTATCACGACCCTGACAATTGGCCGGTGCTGCGCGAGGCCTTGATCGAGATGGGCCGCCGCGACCTGATCGGCTCCCGTCCCGACCAGCTCGTGCCCGCGCACCAGCCGCCCGGCACCGGCAAGGCGGCCGGTACGAAGCGCCCCGTTCGCCCGGGTGGCAAGACGCAGCGCTTCACGACCAAGGGCCTGCGGGTGATGAAGTAG
- a CDS encoding 3-keto-5-aminohexanoate cleavage protein, which yields MHKVWIEAALNGPWSRALQPGIPDTIEAIVAEGIACAEAGAAIIHTHAYDGGGPQTFDWQVYARIIEGIRAKIDVPVYPSIPGLDARGNVADPKARFAHIEALAERGLLEFAVVDPGSVNFTLTATKAQAKPAETYLNPETHIRHGLDVARRHDIHPAFAIYEPGFIRAGAALARANGVKTPVYRFMFSQQFAFCFPPKPYGLAALVTLTEEEARGAPWMVSGLGVDITPLIGEAVARGGHVRVGLEDALLGSTVTNLRLVEDAVRMVREHGGEPATTAEVRRGLANG from the coding sequence ATGCACAAGGTCTGGATCGAGGCGGCGTTGAATGGACCGTGGAGCCGCGCGCTTCAGCCCGGCATACCCGACACGATCGAGGCGATCGTCGCCGAGGGCATCGCCTGTGCGGAAGCCGGCGCGGCGATCATTCACACTCACGCCTATGACGGCGGCGGACCGCAGACGTTCGACTGGCAGGTCTACGCCCGCATCATCGAGGGCATTCGCGCCAAGATCGACGTGCCTGTCTACCCCTCCATCCCCGGCCTCGATGCGCGCGGCAATGTCGCCGACCCCAAGGCGCGCTTCGCCCATATCGAGGCATTGGCCGAACGCGGCCTGCTCGAATTCGCGGTGGTCGATCCCGGCAGCGTCAATTTCACGCTGACCGCGACCAAGGCGCAGGCGAAGCCGGCGGAGACCTATCTCAATCCGGAGACCCATATCCGCCACGGGCTCGACGTCGCCAGACGCCACGACATCCACCCCGCCTTCGCCATCTACGAGCCGGGCTTCATCCGCGCCGGCGCAGCGCTGGCGCGCGCAAACGGCGTGAAGACGCCGGTCTACCGCTTCATGTTCTCGCAGCAATTCGCCTTCTGCTTTCCGCCGAAGCCATATGGCCTGGCGGCGCTGGTCACGCTGACGGAGGAAGAAGCGCGCGGCGCGCCCTGGATGGTCTCCGGTCTCGGCGTCGACATCACGCCGCTGATCGGCGAAGCGGTGGCGCGCGGCGGCCATGTCCGCGTCGGGCTCGAGGATGCGCTGCTGGGCTCCACAGTGACCAATCTCCGCCTGGTCGAGGACGCCGTGCGGATGGTCCGCGAGCATGGCGGCGAGCCGGCCACGACAGCCGAGGTCCGGCGGGGGCTCGCGAACGGTTAA
- a CDS encoding GntR family transcriptional regulator, whose translation MRSLKLDTPKSLSQRVMQRLRQAIIDGEFALGAAISEEMVANSFGVSRTPVREAMGQLQAQGLVVIRPQVGSFVFTPSAEDIDALCTFRVALEPKAAGLAFRHDRDGAIASMSDAIAAMEPAVEAKDNIAYGRADAAFHEALFTHCGNRYLAESYQLVSGRVAALRTNLTSPIDVRTRSSFDEHRRLLDLFARGELAAFEALMTTHITNSGVIYAKALKVD comes from the coding sequence ATGCGATCGCTCAAGCTCGATACGCCGAAATCGCTGTCGCAGCGGGTGATGCAGCGGCTGCGGCAGGCCATCATCGACGGCGAGTTCGCGCTGGGTGCGGCGATCTCCGAGGAGATGGTCGCCAATTCCTTCGGCGTCAGCCGCACGCCGGTGCGCGAGGCGATGGGCCAGTTGCAGGCGCAGGGTCTCGTGGTGATCCGCCCGCAGGTCGGCAGCTTCGTGTTCACGCCGAGCGCGGAGGACATCGATGCGCTCTGCACGTTCCGCGTGGCGCTCGAGCCCAAGGCCGCCGGGCTCGCCTTCCGCCACGATCGCGATGGTGCAATTGCGTCAATGAGCGATGCGATCGCGGCGATGGAGCCCGCGGTCGAGGCCAAAGACAACATCGCCTATGGCCGCGCGGACGCCGCTTTCCACGAGGCGCTGTTCACCCATTGCGGCAACCGCTACCTCGCCGAGTCCTACCAGCTCGTCTCCGGGCGCGTCGCCGCGCTGCGCACCAATCTGACCTCGCCGATCGACGTGCGCACCCGCTCGTCCTTCGACGAGCATCGCAGGCTGCTCGATCTGTTCGCACGCGGCGAGCTCGCGGCGTTCGAGGCGCTGATGACGACGCACATCACCAATTCGGGCGTGATCTATGCCAAAGCCTTGAAGGTGGATTGA
- a CDS encoding FAD-binding oxidoreductase codes for MNMVTPIEHPDRLLSALRDKLGAAAVLTGADVPARNCNDWSASLPQTPLAVIRPLDAQGVADAILTCRQARLPFVPQGGLTGLCRGASPEAGWVVISLERMTGIEEIDPASMTMTVKAGTPLETIQKAADEAGFFFPLDLGSRGSCAIGGNLSTNAGGNRVIRYGMTRELVLGLEVVLPDGTIITSLNKLMKNNAGYDLKHLFIGSEGTLGIITRVVLKLFPKPRSTVAALCALKDYAAVIDLLGAARSGLGPLLSAFEVMWPDYWDVITTRAGVKPPVAAGHGLYVLVEAQGTDEGIDAPRFQAWLEELMERGLLADAAVAQSLAQAQAFWRVRDICAEFGQVLGPHISYDIGLAVARMDEFATRCKAALASGIKGCESVYYGHIGDGNLHLVSWVTGLSVEQQPKEEMDAIIYGLVRELGGSVSAEHGIGTLKKKWLGHARSEAEIALMRTLKAALDPDHLLNPGKVI; via the coding sequence ATGAACATGGTGACCCCCATCGAGCATCCCGACCGATTGCTCAGCGCCTTGCGCGACAAACTTGGCGCGGCGGCGGTGCTGACCGGCGCGGACGTGCCCGCGCGCAATTGCAACGACTGGAGCGCGAGCCTGCCGCAGACGCCGCTGGCGGTGATCCGTCCGCTCGACGCGCAGGGCGTTGCGGACGCGATCCTGACCTGCCGGCAGGCGCGCCTGCCGTTCGTGCCGCAGGGCGGATTGACCGGGCTATGCCGCGGTGCATCGCCTGAAGCGGGTTGGGTCGTAATCTCGCTGGAGCGCATGACCGGGATCGAGGAGATCGACCCTGCCTCGATGACGATGACGGTGAAGGCAGGCACACCGCTGGAGACGATCCAGAAGGCCGCTGACGAGGCCGGTTTCTTCTTCCCGCTCGACCTCGGTTCGCGCGGCTCCTGCGCCATCGGCGGCAATCTCTCGACCAATGCCGGCGGCAACCGCGTGATCCGCTACGGCATGACGCGCGAGCTGGTGCTCGGTCTCGAAGTCGTTCTACCCGACGGCACCATCATCACCAGCCTCAACAAGCTGATGAAGAACAATGCCGGCTATGATCTGAAGCATCTCTTCATCGGCTCCGAGGGCACGCTCGGCATCATCACCCGCGTGGTGCTGAAACTGTTCCCGAAGCCGCGTTCGACCGTGGCCGCGCTCTGCGCGCTGAAGGACTATGCCGCGGTGATCGACCTGCTCGGTGCCGCGCGCAGCGGACTCGGCCCGCTGCTGTCAGCGTTCGAGGTGATGTGGCCGGACTATTGGGACGTCATCACAACGCGCGCCGGCGTGAAGCCGCCGGTCGCGGCAGGCCACGGCCTCTACGTGCTGGTGGAAGCGCAAGGCACCGACGAGGGCATCGACGCGCCGCGCTTTCAGGCCTGGCTCGAAGAGCTGATGGAGCGCGGCCTGCTGGCCGATGCGGCCGTGGCGCAATCGCTGGCGCAGGCGCAGGCGTTCTGGCGCGTGCGCGACATCTGCGCCGAGTTCGGCCAGGTGCTGGGGCCGCACATCTCCTACGACATCGGCCTTGCGGTGGCGCGCATGGACGAGTTCGCCACGCGCTGCAAGGCGGCGCTCGCTTCCGGCATCAAGGGCTGCGAGAGCGTCTATTACGGCCATATCGGCGACGGCAATCTGCATCTCGTCTCCTGGGTCACGGGCCTCTCCGTCGAGCAGCAGCCGAAGGAGGAGATGGACGCGATCATCTATGGTCTCGTGCGCGAGCTCGGTGGCAGCGTCTCCGCCGAGCACGGCATCGGCACGCTGAAGAAGAAGTGGCTGGGTCATGCCAGGAGCGAGGCCGAGATCGCGCTGATGCGCACCCTGAAGGCCGCGCTCGATCCCGATCATCTGCTCAATCCCGGCAAGGTGATCTGA
- a CDS encoding dihydrodipicolinate synthase family protein encodes MAEAIRGFWVASATPLAADGSVDCAKLAVHAKQLFSKGVDGVVLFGTTGEGTSFNVTERVATIEAMLKAGVAAERIGIGGGFPAISDSIALTRAVLGLGLRHVLMLPPYFDRSVTPEGIEDAFAAIIDGVGDDRLRAYLYHIPQVSGVAIPTSVAANLRKRYGKVVAGLKDSSGDFKQFQAFRAAAPELAITVGNEADIARAIAAGGAGTICGMANVVPELVKGMIDGRDVEARMQAAIDVVVKTPSFLPTLKAILAAQTGDAAWLRVRPPLRALSDGTAFKRKLDELIAPAIA; translated from the coding sequence ATGGCAGAGGCAATTCGCGGGTTCTGGGTGGCATCGGCGACGCCGCTGGCGGCGGACGGCAGCGTGGACTGCGCCAAGCTCGCGGTCCATGCCAAGCAGCTCTTCAGCAAGGGCGTCGACGGCGTCGTGCTGTTCGGCACCACCGGCGAGGGCACCTCGTTCAACGTGACCGAGCGCGTCGCGACCATCGAGGCCATGCTCAAGGCCGGGGTTGCGGCGGAACGCATCGGCATCGGGGGCGGCTTTCCCGCCATCAGCGACAGCATCGCGCTGACGCGCGCCGTGCTCGGCCTCGGCCTGCGACACGTCCTGATGCTGCCGCCCTATTTCGATCGCAGCGTCACGCCCGAGGGTATCGAGGACGCGTTTGCCGCGATCATCGACGGTGTCGGCGACGATCGGCTGCGCGCCTATCTCTATCACATCCCGCAGGTCTCGGGCGTCGCGATCCCGACCAGCGTCGCCGCGAACCTGCGCAAGCGCTACGGCAAGGTGGTCGCGGGCCTGAAGGACTCCAGCGGCGACTTCAAGCAATTCCAGGCGTTCCGCGCTGCTGCTCCCGAGCTCGCCATCACTGTCGGCAATGAAGCCGACATCGCCCGCGCGATCGCCGCCGGCGGCGCCGGCACCATCTGCGGCATGGCCAATGTCGTGCCCGAGCTGGTCAAGGGCATGATCGACGGGCGGGATGTCGAGGCGCGCATGCAGGCCGCAATCGACGTCGTCGTGAAGACGCCGTCGTTCCTCCCGACGCTGAAGGCGATCCTGGCGGCGCAGACGGGTGACGCAGCCTGGCTGCGTGTGCGCCCGCCGCTTCGCGCGTTGTCCGACGGCACCGCATTCAAGCGGAAGCTCGACGAGCTGATCGCTCCTGCGATCGCGTGA
- a CDS encoding TonB-dependent siderophore receptor gives MRAHLDGRDSGHRTGACRSRAGLLIGAAVLLAECPSNASAQAQSTLPPVTVDAPVQRPKPARASSQASRRAQAVARRQSDRNPAPAAPTLSERAASEAAAQQAAKLGYRAMPSSTTLRSGASPLDTSQTVNVVPAQVLKDQLPRNIDDALVNISGITQTNTLAGTQDAVIRRGFGDNRDGSIMRNGMPLVQGRSLNAAVDSVEVLKGPASLLYGIMDPGGIVNTISKRPELYQHGSVTLLGSTYANNRSGADGTLDITGPIGDGGLAYRFIGYGVSEDYWRNFGRHREMLVNPSLAWYGDTTTVQLTYEHREFITPFDRGTAFVNGTPLAIPKERRLDEPFNNMWGTSDLVQASVEQKLDDNWKVTAAYSYNTETFSANQLRITGVNAKTGVETRSNDGTQNSLSNASYGTSYLQGDVWVGGFRNEILFGGEALYRTIDRHDLIRQATPSFNFYNPVYGLVTPGTTVSGVDSEQTDKLGTRGFFAQDTFHVTNWLSVVGGVRWMEYEQLAGKGRPNFITNTNLAGDKVLPLGGVIFKLSDQLSYYVSYTQSLKPTSTIAAFTTGFVVDSTIAPEEGTQWETGLKFDVNKRLSGTLAVYDIEKKNVLVLDDIGNGKSAARASGAARSRGVELDVTGRLTDEWSMIGSYGYTDARLINDPVNGNAKLLNAAMNTASLYLVYDFGDRLPGRLRLGGGAHYVGDRPGDSANTFFMPAYTVADVFATYDTKVDNLPVTYQFNVKNLFDKVYYTSTTGSALAVAIGDARRFSLSATVKF, from the coding sequence GTGCGTGCTCATCTGGATGGCCGCGACAGCGGCCATCGAACCGGTGCCTGCAGGAGCCGTGCAGGTCTTCTCATTGGCGCAGCCGTGCTGCTCGCCGAATGCCCCTCCAACGCGAGCGCGCAGGCGCAATCGACACTTCCGCCGGTGACGGTGGATGCCCCGGTGCAGCGGCCGAAGCCGGCGCGTGCATCGAGCCAAGCTTCGCGGCGTGCGCAAGCCGTTGCGCGCCGTCAATCCGATCGCAATCCCGCACCTGCAGCGCCGACATTGTCGGAACGCGCGGCGTCTGAAGCGGCCGCACAACAGGCGGCCAAGCTCGGTTACCGCGCGATGCCGAGCTCAACCACGCTGCGCAGCGGCGCCTCGCCGCTCGATACCTCGCAGACCGTCAACGTCGTCCCCGCGCAGGTGCTGAAGGACCAGCTGCCGCGCAACATCGACGACGCGCTGGTCAATATTTCCGGTATCACCCAGACCAATACGCTCGCGGGGACCCAGGACGCCGTCATCCGCCGTGGCTTCGGCGACAATCGCGACGGTTCGATCATGCGCAACGGCATGCCGCTGGTGCAGGGCCGCAGCCTGAACGCTGCGGTCGACAGTGTCGAAGTGCTGAAAGGGCCGGCTTCGCTGCTCTACGGCATCATGGATCCCGGCGGCATCGTCAACACCATCAGCAAGCGGCCGGAGCTCTACCAGCACGGCTCGGTGACGCTGCTCGGCTCGACCTACGCCAACAACCGCAGCGGCGCCGATGGCACGCTCGACATCACCGGTCCGATCGGCGACGGCGGTCTTGCCTATCGCTTCATCGGCTACGGCGTCAGCGAGGATTATTGGCGCAATTTCGGCCGTCACCGGGAGATGCTGGTGAACCCGTCGTTGGCCTGGTACGGCGACACCACGACGGTTCAGCTCACCTACGAGCACCGCGAGTTCATCACTCCGTTCGATCGCGGGACGGCCTTCGTCAACGGCACGCCGCTGGCGATCCCCAAGGAGCGTCGGCTCGATGAGCCCTTCAACAATATGTGGGGCACCTCCGACCTGGTGCAGGCCTCGGTCGAGCAGAAGCTGGACGACAATTGGAAGGTCACGGCGGCCTACAGCTACAACACCGAAACCTTCAGCGCCAATCAGCTTCGTATCACCGGCGTCAATGCCAAGACCGGCGTCGAGACCCGCAGCAATGACGGCACGCAGAATTCGCTGAGCAATGCCAGCTACGGCACCTCCTACCTGCAGGGCGACGTCTGGGTGGGCGGCTTCCGCAACGAGATCCTGTTCGGGGGCGAGGCGCTCTATCGCACGATCGATCGCCACGATTTGATTCGCCAGGCGACGCCGAGCTTCAATTTCTACAATCCCGTCTACGGACTCGTCACACCAGGCACGACCGTTTCGGGGGTCGACAGCGAGCAGACCGACAAGCTCGGCACCCGCGGCTTCTTCGCCCAGGACACGTTCCACGTCACCAACTGGCTGTCCGTGGTCGGCGGCGTGCGCTGGATGGAATACGAGCAGCTCGCCGGAAAGGGCCGGCCGAACTTCATCACGAACACCAATCTGGCGGGTGACAAGGTGCTGCCGCTCGGCGGCGTCATCTTCAAGCTGAGCGATCAGCTCTCCTATTATGTGAGCTACACGCAGTCGCTGAAGCCGACTTCGACGATTGCGGCATTCACCACCGGCTTCGTCGTCGATTCCACCATCGCGCCTGAGGAGGGAACGCAGTGGGAGACCGGCCTGAAGTTCGACGTCAACAAGCGGCTGTCGGGCACCCTGGCGGTCTACGACATCGAGAAGAAGAACGTGCTGGTGCTGGACGATATCGGTAACGGCAAGTCGGCGGCGCGCGCGTCCGGTGCGGCGCGATCGCGTGGCGTCGAACTGGACGTCACCGGCAGGCTGACCGATGAATGGAGCATGATCGGCAGCTACGGCTATACCGATGCACGCTTGATCAACGATCCCGTCAACGGCAACGCAAAACTGCTGAATGCCGCGATGAACACGGCCTCGCTCTATCTCGTCTACGATTTCGGCGACAGATTGCCCGGCCGTCTGCGGCTTGGCGGCGGTGCGCATTATGTCGGCGACCGGCCCGGCGATTCCGCGAACACCTTCTTCATGCCGGCCTATACCGTCGCGGATGTCTTTGCGACCTATGACACCAAGGTCGACAATCTGCCGGTGACCTATCAGTTCAACGTCAAGAACCTGTTCGACAAGGTCTACTATACGTCCACCACCGGGAGTGCTCTGGCCGTCGCGATCGGCGATGCGCGGCGCTTCTCGCTGTCGGCCACGGTGAAGTTCTAG
- a CDS encoding extracellular solute-binding protein: MAARRNAFAVRVALAAACLAGTTASRAEDVTLYSTREAALVEPAAAAFAEASGIKVKIVFVEDSLVKRLGSEGETSPADVLLTIGLDKTTQLAELGLTQPFASGPIAHAVPANLRDGTAQWFALSIRPRVVFVRKDSTLASINYEDLADPRWRGKLCMRTPLHQNNVALVAAYLVHHGEAATAAWLTGLKANLAHKPDGKDNDVIREIAQGTCEIGIGNTVALAQLRDGREGAGWRAWATEVKAVPTAFRGGGAHVNLTGAAIAKHAPHREAAQELLEFLVTPAAQKIFAAAELEYPVLAAAERTPIVTDIGAFAADALPIDRIAAQRQAAIALIRKAGFDE; the protein is encoded by the coding sequence ATGGCGGCGCGGCGCAACGCCTTCGCGGTCCGGGTCGCGCTGGCGGCTGCCTGCCTTGCCGGCACAACTGCGAGCCGCGCCGAAGACGTCACGCTATATTCGACTAGGGAGGCTGCCCTGGTCGAACCTGCGGCCGCTGCTTTCGCGGAAGCCAGCGGCATCAAGGTGAAGATCGTCTTCGTCGAGGACAGTCTCGTGAAGCGGCTCGGATCGGAAGGCGAGACGTCGCCGGCCGACGTGCTGCTGACGATCGGTCTGGACAAGACCACGCAACTTGCTGAACTCGGCTTGACCCAGCCCTTTGCATCCGGGCCTATCGCACACGCGGTGCCGGCGAATTTGCGCGACGGCACCGCGCAATGGTTCGCCCTGTCGATCCGGCCGCGCGTCGTTTTCGTGCGCAAGGACAGCACGCTTGCTTCGATCAATTATGAGGACCTCGCCGACCCCAGATGGCGCGGCAAGCTCTGCATGCGCACGCCGCTGCATCAGAACAATGTCGCACTGGTCGCGGCCTATCTCGTCCATCACGGTGAAGCGGCGACGGCGGCCTGGCTCACTGGCCTGAAAGCCAATCTCGCCCACAAGCCTGATGGCAAGGACAACGACGTGATCCGCGAGATTGCGCAAGGCACTTGCGAGATCGGCATCGGCAACACCGTGGCGCTGGCGCAATTGCGCGACGGACGCGAAGGCGCCGGCTGGCGTGCATGGGCAACGGAGGTCAAGGCTGTCCCGACGGCCTTCAGGGGCGGCGGTGCGCATGTGAACCTCACGGGCGCCGCCATTGCGAAACACGCGCCGCATCGGGAAGCTGCGCAAGAACTGCTCGAGTTCCTCGTCACGCCGGCAGCACAGAAAATCTTTGCCGCCGCTGAACTCGAATATCCCGTGCTTGCCGCAGCGGAGCGGACTCCGATCGTTACCGACATCGGTGCGTTCGCTGCCGATGCGTTGCCGATCGACCGGATCGCCGCCCAGCGGCAGGCCGCGATCGCCTTGATCAGGAAGGCCGGCTTCGATGAATAG